The following proteins are co-located in the Nitrospirota bacterium genome:
- a CDS encoding ATP citrate lyase citrate-binding domain-containing protein has product MAKVLEGPGMGLMKKWGITVPNYVVVTSVDELTKLGQANEWLKKSKLVVKAHEALGSRFKLGLVKVDLDFKAAEAAAKEMLGRHVGSITVSQVIVSEMIPHKEEYYCAVKSTREGTDILVANCGGIEVESNWDRVKQLALEVGQQPTAAALEKVAKDAGFTGPLVKKMADFAGKMFACFDSEDAQYLEVNPVVLREQDSELIALDAVTLLDGDAKFRHPDWNFAFAAEFGRAYSKHEMEVMAVDSKIKGSVKFIEIPGGDTAMLPAGGGASVYYSDAVVARGGKLANYAEYSGDPPDWAVEVLTDKVCSLPGIKNIIVGGAIANFTDVVKTFGGIINGFRKAKSEGKLKGVKIWVRRGGPREKEGLDAMRALKDEGFDINVFDRHTPLTDIVDKALQTK; this is encoded by the coding sequence ATGGCAAAGGTGCTCGAAGGTCCCGGGATGGGGCTGATGAAGAAGTGGGGTATCACGGTCCCCAACTATGTCGTCGTCACTTCGGTTGACGAATTGACAAAGCTCGGTCAAGCCAATGAATGGCTGAAGAAATCCAAGTTGGTGGTCAAGGCGCATGAAGCGCTCGGCTCCCGGTTCAAGCTTGGATTGGTGAAGGTCGATCTGGATTTCAAGGCGGCGGAAGCGGCCGCGAAGGAGATGCTCGGCCGCCACGTCGGCAGCATCACCGTCTCGCAAGTGATCGTGTCTGAAATGATTCCGCACAAAGAAGAATATTATTGTGCGGTGAAGTCTACCCGTGAAGGGACGGACATTCTGGTCGCGAATTGCGGCGGTATCGAAGTCGAGTCGAATTGGGATCGCGTGAAGCAGTTAGCCTTGGAAGTCGGGCAGCAGCCCACGGCGGCGGCGCTTGAGAAGGTGGCGAAGGATGCGGGCTTTACCGGTCCGCTCGTGAAAAAGATGGCCGATTTTGCCGGTAAAATGTTTGCCTGTTTCGACAGTGAAGATGCGCAGTATTTGGAAGTGAACCCCGTTGTGTTGCGCGAACAAGATAGTGAATTGATCGCCTTGGATGCGGTCACGCTTCTCGACGGCGATGCTAAGTTCCGGCACCCAGATTGGAACTTCGCCTTTGCCGCAGAATTTGGCCGTGCCTATTCCAAGCACGAAATGGAAGTCATGGCGGTCGACTCTAAGATCAAGGGGTCGGTCAAATTTATCGAGATTCCAGGCGGAGATACGGCGATGCTCCCGGCAGGCGGCGGCGCGAGCGTCTACTATTCTGACGCGGTGGTGGCTCGTGGCGGTAAGCTTGCAAACTACGCTGAGTATTCGGGTGATCCACCAGATTGGGCGGTTGAAGTGTTGACCGACAAGGTTTGCTCATTGCCCGGGATCAAGAACATCATCGTCGGCGGGGCAATTGCCAATTTCACCGACGTGGTGAAGACATTCGGCGGCATCATCAACGGATTCCGCAAGGCGAAGTCCGAGGGGAAGCTCAAGGGCGTGAAGATCTGGGTGCGTCGCGGAGGCCCGCGAGAGAAGGAAGGTCTCGACGCGATGCGCGCGCTCAAGGACGAAGGGTTCGACATCAACGTCTTCGACCGCCATACGCCGCTCACCGACATCGTTGACAAGGCGCTCCAGACGAAATAG
- a CDS encoding citrate/2-methylcitrate synthase has translation MSILANKDTYVVIQGGVAGVNAARRMAEFCYLIKRSLNVLAFVYPPDAGKTHEIPYGSGLVAVPIYKTVAEATKNHSQINTSLVYIGADRALKGGMEALDDSHIKVVSMITEGVPEKDAKILGRHATKLGKVFNGPSSIGIVSAGSCRLGVIGGAFDNLVLSKLYREGSFGVITKSGGLSNEIIWICSQFADGITTAIGIGGDAYPGTDYVSYLEMFENDPQTKAVIIVGEMGGDLEERAAEWYGAKKRRVKLMAVVSGFCQESLPKGMKFGHAGAKEGLKGEGSARAKSDALKNSGAIVPATFGALGPAIKEAYQEMLKSGQVKEPVEPASLPKLPKTIEAAMKADEVMVAPLIRTTISDDRGDEPCYDGYPASELINKGYEIPHVVGLLWDKRLISKQEAEIIKRIMMLSADHGPCVSGALGTIIAACAGIGLSQSVAAGLIMIGPRFGGAVTDAGRYFKHAVDNKMTVDEFLVYMKKNHGPVPGIGHRVKSLRNPDKRVKELVGYVKSLNMKTPCLDFALEVEKITSVKKDNLILNVDGTMAAVLVDIGFPVDSLNGFFILSRTIGLIGHWVDQKRQDSRLIRLFDYLVNYAAPKRREVPPLK, from the coding sequence ATGAGCATCCTGGCAAATAAAGATACCTATGTGGTCATTCAGGGCGGGGTTGCAGGCGTCAACGCCGCGCGCCGAATGGCCGAGTTTTGCTACCTGATCAAACGTTCGCTGAACGTCCTGGCCTTCGTCTATCCGCCTGATGCCGGCAAGACGCACGAGATTCCCTACGGCAGCGGCCTGGTGGCCGTCCCCATCTATAAGACTGTCGCGGAAGCCACCAAGAACCATTCCCAGATCAACACCAGTCTTGTGTACATCGGTGCGGATCGTGCGCTGAAGGGCGGGATGGAAGCCTTGGACGACTCACACATCAAGGTGGTCTCCATGATCACCGAGGGTGTGCCTGAAAAGGATGCCAAGATCCTGGGCCGTCATGCGACCAAGCTCGGGAAGGTGTTCAATGGCCCTTCGTCGATCGGTATTGTATCGGCCGGTTCCTGCCGCCTCGGCGTGATCGGCGGCGCGTTCGACAACCTGGTGCTGTCGAAGCTCTACCGTGAAGGCTCTTTTGGTGTCATCACCAAGTCGGGCGGTCTGTCCAACGAAATTATCTGGATCTGCTCGCAGTTTGCCGACGGTATCACGACAGCCATCGGCATCGGCGGCGATGCCTATCCGGGAACCGACTATGTGAGTTATCTCGAAATGTTCGAGAACGATCCCCAGACGAAGGCGGTCATCATCGTCGGCGAAATGGGTGGCGATCTCGAAGAGCGGGCCGCCGAGTGGTACGGTGCCAAGAAGCGTCGCGTCAAGTTGATGGCCGTGGTCTCAGGATTCTGCCAGGAAAGTCTCCCGAAGGGGATGAAGTTCGGTCACGCCGGCGCGAAAGAAGGTTTGAAGGGCGAAGGGTCGGCCCGTGCCAAATCCGATGCCCTGAAAAATTCCGGTGCGATTGTCCCGGCGACATTCGGGGCCTTGGGCCCGGCGATCAAGGAAGCCTATCAGGAGATGTTGAAGTCCGGTCAGGTGAAAGAGCCGGTCGAGCCTGCGTCATTGCCGAAGTTGCCGAAGACGATTGAAGCGGCCATGAAGGCCGATGAAGTCATGGTGGCCCCGCTGATTCGTACTACGATCAGTGATGACCGCGGCGACGAACCCTGCTATGACGGGTATCCGGCCTCCGAGCTCATCAATAAAGGCTACGAAATCCCCCACGTCGTGGGACTGCTGTGGGATAAGCGTTTGATCTCCAAGCAAGAAGCTGAAATCATCAAGCGCATCATGATGCTGTCGGCTGATCATGGTCCCTGCGTCAGCGGGGCCTTGGGGACGATTATCGCAGCCTGCGCCGGGATAGGCCTGTCCCAGTCGGTCGCAGCAGGACTGATCATGATCGGGCCCCGTTTCGGTGGCGCCGTGACCGATGCCGGACGCTATTTCAAGCATGCCGTCGACAACAAGATGACGGTGGATGAGTTCCTGGTCTATATGAAGAAGAACCATGGTCCTGTGCCGGGGATCGGCCATCGCGTCAAGAGTCTGCGGAATCCGGACAAGCGGGTGAAGGAACTGGTCGGGTACGTCAAGAGTTTGAACATGAAGACCCCCTGCCTGGATTTTGCGCTCGAAGTGGAGAAGATCACCTCGGTGAAGAAGGACAACCTGATCCTCAACGTGGACGGCACGATGGCGGCGGTGCTCGTGGATATCGGCTTCCCGGTCGACAGCTTGAACGGTTTCTTCATCCTTTCGCGCACGATCGGGTTGATCGGGCATTGGGTGGATCAGAAGCGTCAGGACAGCCGCTTGATCCGGCTGTTCGATTATTTGGTCAATTACGCGGCTCCCAAGCGCCGAGAAGTGCCGCCATTAAAGTAG
- a CDS encoding aconitate hydratase, whose product MSMDLAKNLYTKMPDVFAKARKKFGRGLTLSEKVLVAHADNFDTQTWERGKAMLALRPDRVAMQDATAQMAILQFMQANKKQAAVPSTIHCDHLIRAEMGSEKDLLRAVDENKEVYNFLASAAKKYGIGFWKPGAGIIHQVVLENYAFPGSLIIGTDSHTPNGGGLGGLAIGVGGADAGEVMAGLPWEVLHPKLIGIRLTGKLSGWTSAKDVILYLCGLLTVKGGTNKIVEYFGPGAETISATGKGTICNMGAELGATTSVFPFDQKMVAYLNITDRADLANLAMANKALLVADPEVYQTPEKYYDQIVEVDLSTLEPHVVGPHTPDLARPISKMAAEAKEKGYPVELKAALIGSCTNSSYEDISRSAHIARQGLKAGLKAKASFLVSPGSERIYHTMKRDGFLDTFEQLGGTVLSNSCGPCIGQWKRADGVKGKADSIVSSFNRNFPGRNDGISETLSFLASPEIVTAYAISGDLNFDPVNQTLKGADGKAFKFEPPQGEELPAKGFAKTEEGFVAPAANGDGLTVDVPPTSERLQLLQPFPRWDGKDFEKLPLLIKTKGKTTTDHISPAGPWLKFRGHLDKISDNMFLGANNAFFPEPGKGTDVLTGETGLTMAQIARRYKAKGIGSIVVGDENYGEGSSREHAAMSPRFLNVRVVITKSFARIHETNLKKQGILALTFADPKDYEKIEQQDRISVTGLSSLAPGKPVQVTIHKTDGTSLTIQANHSITDQQIAWFKTGSALNALN is encoded by the coding sequence ATGTCGATGGATCTTGCGAAAAACCTCTATACGAAGATGCCGGACGTGTTCGCCAAGGCCCGGAAGAAGTTCGGTCGTGGCCTGACCCTGTCGGAGAAGGTGCTGGTTGCGCACGCGGACAATTTCGATACGCAGACGTGGGAGCGCGGCAAGGCGATGTTGGCCTTGCGACCCGATCGCGTGGCGATGCAAGACGCAACGGCCCAGATGGCTATTTTGCAGTTCATGCAGGCCAACAAGAAGCAGGCGGCGGTGCCGAGCACCATTCATTGCGACCACTTGATTCGTGCCGAAATGGGCTCAGAGAAGGACCTGCTTCGTGCGGTGGACGAGAACAAGGAAGTCTATAATTTCCTCGCTTCGGCTGCGAAGAAATACGGCATTGGTTTTTGGAAGCCTGGCGCCGGGATCATTCACCAGGTGGTGCTGGAGAACTATGCATTTCCCGGAAGCTTGATTATCGGTACCGACTCCCACACGCCTAACGGCGGCGGGCTCGGCGGGTTGGCGATCGGTGTCGGCGGTGCGGACGCCGGTGAAGTCATGGCCGGTTTGCCATGGGAAGTCCTCCATCCGAAACTGATCGGCATCCGTCTGACCGGCAAGTTGAGCGGCTGGACCTCAGCCAAGGACGTGATCCTGTATCTTTGCGGCCTGCTCACGGTGAAGGGCGGCACGAACAAGATCGTCGAGTACTTCGGCCCCGGTGCAGAAACCATCAGCGCAACCGGTAAAGGCACGATCTGTAATATGGGCGCAGAACTGGGCGCCACGACTTCGGTGTTCCCCTTCGATCAGAAAATGGTCGCCTACCTGAACATCACCGATCGTGCCGATCTGGCCAATCTTGCGATGGCGAACAAGGCCTTGTTGGTGGCGGATCCAGAAGTCTATCAGACGCCTGAGAAATACTACGATCAGATCGTCGAAGTCGATCTGTCGACGCTCGAGCCCCATGTCGTCGGACCCCATACGCCGGATCTCGCGCGGCCTATTTCGAAGATGGCGGCGGAAGCCAAGGAGAAGGGCTACCCGGTTGAACTCAAGGCGGCGCTCATCGGAAGCTGCACCAATTCATCCTATGAAGACATTAGCCGTTCAGCCCACATCGCCCGGCAAGGATTGAAGGCGGGGCTCAAGGCCAAGGCCTCGTTCCTCGTGTCGCCTGGCTCCGAGCGCATTTATCACACGATGAAGCGCGACGGGTTTTTGGATACATTTGAGCAATTGGGCGGCACGGTCTTGTCCAACTCTTGTGGGCCCTGTATCGGGCAATGGAAGCGGGCCGACGGCGTGAAGGGGAAAGCGGATTCAATTGTCAGTTCCTTCAATCGGAATTTCCCCGGCCGCAACGACGGCATCAGTGAGACCCTGTCGTTCCTCGCGAGCCCTGAAATTGTGACCGCCTATGCCATTTCTGGCGACTTAAACTTTGATCCGGTCAATCAGACGCTCAAGGGAGCGGATGGGAAGGCGTTCAAGTTCGAGCCGCCGCAAGGCGAAGAACTTCCAGCCAAGGGCTTTGCGAAAACTGAAGAGGGCTTTGTGGCACCGGCCGCAAACGGCGACGGTTTGACCGTCGACGTTCCTCCGACCAGCGAGCGACTCCAACTATTGCAGCCGTTTCCGCGTTGGGACGGCAAAGATTTCGAGAAGCTCCCCCTGTTGATCAAGACGAAGGGAAAGACCACGACCGATCACATTTCTCCGGCCGGACCGTGGCTCAAGTTCCGCGGCCATCTCGATAAAATCAGCGACAACATGTTCCTGGGCGCCAACAATGCGTTCTTCCCAGAGCCTGGCAAAGGCACGGATGTGTTGACCGGGGAGACCGGCTTGACCATGGCGCAGATCGCTCGACGATATAAGGCGAAAGGCATCGGCTCGATCGTGGTCGGCGACGAGAATTACGGCGAGGGCAGTAGCCGGGAACATGCGGCTATGTCGCCGCGCTTCCTCAATGTGCGCGTCGTGATTACCAAGAGCTTCGCGCGCATTCATGAGACGAATTTGAAGAAACAGGGGATCTTGGCGTTGACCTTCGCTGACCCGAAGGATTACGAGAAGATTGAGCAACAGGACCGCATCAGCGTGACGGGGCTTAGCAGCCTGGCTCCCGGCAAACCGGTGCAGGTGACGATACATAAGACGGATGGCACTTCGCTCACCATCCAGGCGAACCACAGCATTACCGATCAGCAGATTGCGTGGTTCAAAACTGGTTCCGCGTTAAACGCGCTGAACTGA
- a CDS encoding NADP-dependent isocitrate dehydrogenase: MTTKASKIIYTKTDEAPMLATYSFLPIINAFSKAAGVSVELRDISLAGRIIALFPDYLTPEQKQSDDLAELGALAKTPEANIIKLPNISASLPQLQETIKELQGQGYKLPEYPEVPKDDKEKDVKARYDKVKGSAVNPVLREGNSDRRAPLSVKAHTRKHPHKMGSWSADSKTHVSHMKGGDFRSNEKSMTVAAATDVKIEFVGQDGKTTVLKPKVALQAGEVIDATFMSVKALRQFLEEQIEDAKKRGVLFSLHMKATMMKISDPKIFGHAVTVFYKDVFEKHGETLKKLGVDPDNGLGDLYAKIKALPDDQRKAIEADIQAVYQKRPPMAMVNSDKGITNLHVPSDIIIDASMPPVIRDSGKMWGPDGKAADAKCVIPDASYAPVYHEVIESCKKHGALDPKTMGSVPNVGLMAQAAEEYGSHDKTFKVSGNGTIRVVDASGKTLLEHKVEEGDIWRMCQVKDAPIRDWVKLAVTRAKATGAPAIFWLNKDRAHDAQLIAKVETYLKDHDTKGLDIRIMTPADATRLSLERIREGKDTISVTGNVLRDYLTDLFPILEIGTSAKMLSIVPLLNGGGLFETGAGGSAPKHVQQFQEEGYLRWDSLGEFLALAASLEHLAKVANNPAAKMLADTLDQANAKFLESNKSPARKVGEIDNRGSHFYLALYWAQALAQQTQDKNLQARFVKIAKEMADNEAKISGELLAAQGKPVDVGGYYHPNDAKATKAMRPSATLNAIVDAIA, from the coding sequence ATGACGACCAAGGCATCTAAGATCATTTACACGAAGACGGACGAAGCGCCGATGTTGGCGACCTATTCGTTCTTGCCGATCATCAATGCCTTCAGCAAGGCAGCCGGCGTGTCGGTCGAGCTGCGGGACATCTCTTTGGCCGGGCGTATCATTGCCTTGTTTCCAGATTATTTGACGCCTGAGCAGAAGCAGTCGGACGACCTGGCGGAGTTGGGAGCGTTGGCCAAGACCCCGGAGGCCAATATCATCAAGCTGCCGAACATCAGCGCCTCGCTTCCCCAGTTACAAGAGACCATCAAGGAGTTGCAGGGCCAGGGGTATAAACTGCCCGAGTATCCGGAAGTTCCGAAAGACGACAAAGAGAAAGACGTCAAGGCGCGCTACGACAAAGTGAAGGGCAGTGCCGTCAACCCGGTGTTGCGCGAAGGCAATTCCGATCGCCGTGCGCCGCTTTCCGTGAAGGCCCATACCAGGAAGCATCCGCATAAGATGGGATCCTGGAGCGCGGATTCAAAGACCCACGTGTCCCATATGAAGGGCGGGGATTTCCGTTCCAACGAAAAGTCGATGACGGTGGCAGCCGCAACGGACGTGAAGATTGAGTTCGTCGGACAGGATGGCAAGACGACCGTACTCAAGCCGAAGGTGGCGTTGCAGGCCGGAGAAGTCATCGATGCCACGTTCATGAGCGTCAAGGCATTGCGTCAGTTCCTCGAGGAACAGATCGAAGACGCCAAGAAGCGGGGCGTCTTGTTTTCGCTCCACATGAAGGCCACCATGATGAAGATCTCGGACCCCAAGATCTTCGGCCATGCGGTGACGGTATTCTACAAAGACGTATTCGAAAAGCACGGCGAGACGCTCAAGAAGCTGGGGGTGGATCCAGACAATGGTCTCGGCGACCTCTATGCCAAGATCAAGGCCTTGCCGGACGATCAGCGCAAAGCGATCGAAGCCGACATCCAAGCGGTCTACCAGAAGCGGCCTCCCATGGCGATGGTGAATTCCGACAAGGGCATCACCAACCTGCATGTGCCCAGCGACATCATCATCGACGCCTCTATGCCGCCGGTCATTCGCGATAGCGGTAAGATGTGGGGCCCGGACGGGAAGGCGGCGGATGCCAAATGTGTGATCCCGGATGCCAGCTATGCGCCGGTCTATCATGAAGTGATCGAGTCCTGTAAGAAGCATGGAGCCCTCGACCCGAAGACGATGGGCAGTGTACCCAACGTCGGTCTTATGGCACAGGCGGCCGAAGAATACGGTTCGCACGATAAGACATTCAAGGTATCGGGCAACGGGACGATCCGCGTGGTCGATGCCTCAGGAAAGACGTTGCTGGAACATAAAGTGGAAGAGGGCGATATCTGGCGCATGTGCCAGGTGAAGGATGCGCCGATTCGCGATTGGGTCAAGCTGGCGGTGACTCGTGCGAAGGCCACCGGAGCTCCGGCGATCTTCTGGTTGAACAAGGACCGGGCGCATGACGCGCAATTGATTGCGAAGGTCGAAACCTACTTGAAGGATCACGATACCAAAGGACTCGACATCCGGATCATGACGCCGGCCGATGCGACGCGCCTGTCGTTGGAGCGGATCAGAGAAGGCAAGGACACGATTTCCGTGACGGGGAACGTTTTGCGAGACTATCTGACGGACCTGTTCCCGATTCTCGAAATCGGAACCAGCGCCAAAATGTTGTCGATCGTTCCGCTGCTCAACGGCGGCGGCCTGTTCGAAACCGGCGCCGGCGGATCCGCGCCGAAGCATGTACAGCAGTTTCAGGAAGAGGGGTATTTGCGCTGGGATTCGCTCGGTGAATTCTTGGCGCTGGCCGCGTCATTAGAGCATTTGGCTAAAGTGGCGAACAATCCAGCCGCGAAAATGTTGGCGGACACGCTGGATCAAGCCAACGCCAAGTTCCTGGAGAGCAACAAATCTCCGGCCCGCAAGGTCGGCGAGATTGACAACCGCGGCAGCCATTTCTATCTCGCGTTGTATTGGGCACAGGCCTTGGCCCAACAGACGCAGGACAAGAATCTGCAAGCGCGTTTCGTGAAGATTGCGAAGGAAATGGCGGACAACGAAGCCAAGATTTCCGGTGAGTTGCTCGCGGCACAAGGCAAGCCGGTCGATGTCGGTGGGTACTATCATCCTAACGACGCGAAGGCGACAAAGGCGATGCGCCCGAGTGCGACGTTGAATGCTATCGTGGATGCGATTGCATAG
- a CDS encoding 2Fe-2S iron-sulfur cluster-binding protein: MVQEDSNVIDQPEVIRHKMVTVEIAGKKYEVPEGITIIKALWYSGQEVVRGAGCLGGFCGACAAYYRTKDDPKVRTCLACQMAVQDGMSITMMPPFPARKATYDIQALKDPKQDLFNLYPEAPLCRNCNACTEACPQKIDVREGVWKAVFGDFKSVSEMFMDCVMCGMCTPVCIADIAPNLVALYVSRAQGAHFTEKPVGLDTRIKEIQDGRFTDEWAKILKMTEKELADHCATVK; the protein is encoded by the coding sequence ATGGTACAAGAAGACAGCAACGTTATCGATCAGCCGGAAGTCATCCGGCACAAGATGGTCACGGTCGAAATCGCCGGCAAGAAGTACGAAGTGCCGGAGGGGATCACGATCATCAAGGCCCTCTGGTACTCCGGGCAGGAAGTCGTCCGAGGGGCCGGCTGTCTCGGCGGCTTCTGCGGCGCCTGTGCAGCCTACTATCGGACCAAGGACGATCCGAAAGTGCGCACCTGCCTGGCCTGCCAAATGGCGGTGCAAGACGGCATGTCGATCACGATGATGCCGCCGTTTCCCGCCCGCAAGGCGACCTACGACATTCAGGCCCTCAAAGATCCGAAACAAGACCTCTTCAATCTCTATCCCGAAGCGCCGCTCTGCCGGAACTGCAACGCCTGCACTGAAGCCTGCCCACAGAAGATCGACGTGCGGGAGGGAGTCTGGAAAGCGGTCTTCGGCGATTTCAAAAGCGTCTCCGAGATGTTCATGGATTGCGTGATGTGCGGCATGTGCACGCCGGTCTGTATCGCGGACATCGCTCCCAATCTGGTGGCCCTGTATGTGAGTCGGGCGCAGGGGGCTCATTTCACCGAGAAACCTGTGGGCCTGGATACGCGGATCAAGGAAATTCAGGACGGTCGTTTTACGGATGAATGGGCCAAGATTCTCAAGATGACTGAGAAAGAACTGGCCGATCACTGCGCGACGGTCAAGTAG
- a CDS encoding FAD-binding protein, whose product MDIHALQQIVHQTRDARRKQTFPKLSPVDRDQLIHQYHPDFRASAFRPIRFGPNVGDKTAIELATLLEGDSSIADGFDLTPHYTTDVLVVGGGGAGCAAALHAHGAGAKVMLATKLRLGDSNSVMAQGGMQISVAPEDSPVTHFVDTLKGGHMQNDHQLLKVMVEEGPSIAKWLLSLGVLFDRDGDGNLHVKKGGGSSKPRLLTCSDYTGLEIMRVLKDEVLNQKIQLLEFCAAVELTSDANGHCTGAIFKDLDNQRHVVVAAKSVILATGGIGRLHIQGFPTSNHYGATGDGLCLSYRLGAKLMHVDTFQYHPSGAVYPEQLIGALVTEGIRSEGGQLVNAKGERFVNELDTRDVVSASIIRECEEGRGIRTMSGRVGVWLDTPLLDAASGPGTMEKHFPAMMLQFERFGIDISKDPVLIYPTLHYQNGGVKIDTNSETDVKNLFVAGEASGGLHGRNRLMGNSLLDLMVFGKRSGLTAAARAAAVPQGKLTVEHLKAFRAEAKKHGNASGVVSPMILPAYTRKE is encoded by the coding sequence ATGGACATTCATGCTCTTCAACAGATCGTACACCAGACGCGGGATGCTCGACGCAAGCAGACCTTTCCGAAGCTCTCACCGGTCGATCGCGACCAACTGATTCATCAGTATCATCCGGATTTTCGGGCAAGTGCGTTTCGGCCGATCCGTTTCGGTCCCAATGTGGGGGACAAGACGGCGATCGAGCTGGCGACCTTGCTGGAGGGCGATAGTTCTATTGCCGACGGATTCGATTTGACGCCTCACTACACGACCGATGTGTTGGTGGTGGGCGGTGGTGGGGCTGGTTGTGCTGCAGCGCTTCATGCCCATGGAGCCGGTGCCAAGGTCATGCTGGCGACGAAGCTTCGTCTCGGCGACTCCAACAGCGTCATGGCCCAAGGGGGTATGCAGATTTCGGTGGCACCTGAAGATTCGCCCGTCACGCATTTCGTGGATACGCTGAAGGGCGGCCACATGCAGAACGACCATCAGCTGCTCAAGGTGATGGTCGAAGAAGGTCCGTCGATTGCGAAATGGCTCTTGAGCCTGGGTGTGTTGTTCGATCGTGACGGAGACGGGAATCTCCATGTCAAAAAAGGCGGCGGGAGCTCAAAGCCTCGCCTCCTGACCTGCTCCGACTACACCGGCCTTGAAATTATGCGGGTGCTCAAGGACGAGGTCCTGAATCAGAAGATTCAGCTACTCGAGTTCTGCGCTGCGGTCGAGCTGACGAGTGATGCCAATGGTCATTGCACCGGCGCCATTTTCAAAGACCTCGACAACCAGCGCCACGTCGTCGTCGCAGCCAAGTCTGTCATTCTGGCGACGGGCGGGATCGGCCGGCTCCATATTCAGGGGTTCCCGACCAGCAATCATTACGGTGCGACAGGTGACGGACTCTGCTTATCCTATCGGCTTGGCGCGAAACTCATGCATGTGGATACGTTCCAGTATCACCCTTCAGGCGCCGTCTATCCCGAACAGCTCATCGGGGCCTTGGTGACAGAAGGCATCCGGTCAGAAGGTGGACAGTTGGTCAATGCGAAGGGCGAACGGTTCGTCAACGAACTGGATACCCGTGATGTCGTCTCGGCGTCGATTATTCGGGAATGCGAAGAGGGACGGGGCATTCGAACCATGTCCGGGCGAGTCGGTGTCTGGCTCGACACCCCGCTGCTCGATGCCGCAAGCGGCCCCGGTACGATGGAGAAGCATTTCCCTGCGATGATGCTGCAGTTCGAGCGATTCGGTATCGACATCAGCAAAGATCCCGTGCTGATCTATCCCACGTTGCATTATCAGAACGGTGGGGTGAAGATCGACACGAATTCAGAGACCGACGTGAAGAATCTCTTTGTGGCGGGAGAAGCGTCCGGTGGATTGCATGGGCGCAATCGATTGATGGGAAATTCCCTGCTCGACCTGATGGTCTTTGGTAAACGGTCGGGATTGACGGCCGCGGCGCGTGCGGCTGCCGTGCCACAGGGGAAATTGACGGTCGAGCATCTGAAAGCATTCCGCGCCGAAGCGAAAAAGCATGGCAATGCGAGCGGAGTCGTCTCGCCCATGATCCTGCCGGCATACACAAGAAAAGAATAA